Proteins from a genomic interval of Nitrospina gracilis Nb-211:
- the bluB gene encoding 5,6-dimethylbenzimidazole synthase, with translation MNQTILITGGCRSGKSRHALELAARHTGPKVFLATAQALDEEMEERIARHKQERGPGWTTHEEPLNPGSILKSGACAPGSLVVLDCITLWLSNLILESRPREDILRRVDELLDACQRFDGTVLVITNEVGAGIVPDTALGREFRDLAGEANQRIAARFDEVRHTVSGIPTILKSNRKESSPSGNGMGFKNPFSAEDKAGLYKAIFERRDVRHFRTDPVPAHTLKRILRAAHHAGSVGFSQPWNFLVIDDPAIREKVFQNFTHANGEAADNYSGAKRELYSSLKLEGIREAPVNVLVTCDRKRGGPHVLGRNTVLETDLFSTCCAVQNLWLAARAEGVGVGWVSILSMDQLKADFALPASVEPVAYLCLGYPAADYAKPMLEEEGWAKRIPLEEVVFFNHWGRTVEKRP, from the coding sequence ATGAACCAAACCATCCTTATCACCGGCGGCTGCCGAAGCGGCAAAAGCCGACATGCGCTGGAACTCGCCGCACGGCACACCGGCCCCAAAGTGTTTCTCGCCACCGCGCAGGCTCTGGACGAAGAGATGGAGGAACGCATCGCCCGGCACAAACAGGAACGCGGTCCCGGCTGGACCACGCATGAAGAGCCGTTGAACCCTGGGTCGATTTTAAAGAGCGGCGCCTGCGCTCCCGGTTCGCTGGTGGTGCTGGACTGCATCACCTTGTGGCTGAGCAACCTGATCCTGGAATCCCGCCCGCGCGAGGACATCCTCAGGCGCGTCGATGAATTGCTGGACGCTTGTCAACGATTCGATGGCACCGTCCTCGTCATCACCAATGAAGTCGGTGCGGGCATCGTGCCGGACACCGCTTTGGGACGCGAGTTCCGCGACCTTGCGGGGGAGGCCAACCAGCGTATCGCCGCCCGCTTCGATGAAGTCAGACACACCGTGTCCGGCATCCCCACGATCCTGAAATCCAACCGCAAAGAAAGCTCCCCGTCCGGGAACGGAATGGGATTCAAGAATCCTTTTTCGGCCGAGGACAAGGCGGGGTTGTACAAGGCCATCTTCGAACGGCGCGACGTGCGGCATTTTCGAACCGACCCGGTTCCCGCACACACATTGAAACGCATTTTGCGCGCCGCGCATCATGCGGGTTCCGTGGGATTCAGCCAGCCGTGGAATTTTCTTGTTATCGACGATCCGGCGATCAGGGAGAAGGTGTTTCAGAATTTCACCCATGCCAACGGCGAGGCGGCAGACAATTATTCCGGTGCAAAGCGGGAATTGTATTCCTCACTCAAACTGGAAGGCATTCGTGAAGCGCCGGTCAATGTGCTTGTCACCTGCGACCGCAAACGGGGCGGACCCCATGTCCTTGGACGCAACACAGTGCTCGAAACGGATCTGTTCAGTACCTGCTGTGCGGTGCAGAACCTGTGGCTCGCCGCCCGCGCGGAAGGGGTGGGCGTCGGCTGGGTGAGCATTCTGTCCATGGATCAATTGAAAGCGGACTTCGCATTGCCGGCATCGGTCGAGCCCGTGGCTTACCTGTGCCTGGGGTATCCTGCCGCCGACTATGCGAAGCCCATGCTGGAAGAAGAGGGATGGGCGAAACGCATTCCTCTGGAGGAAGTGGTTTTTTTCAACCACTGGGGGCGAACGGTGGAGAAGCGGCCATGA
- a CDS encoding pyridoxal phosphate-dependent aminotransferase: MNHHFSHSGFSRRKEPADAGTCARSNPVTYFLPEHGGALPPFWKNHRHDGPWLDFSTSIHPWGPSERVCEAIGGALAQVHRYPDVSAADFKRALGETLSVSESQLMVGNGATELIHLLPHLIPHGRDVLIVEPFFSEFKKAFRVHGIPVHTLVCKGETHFTPSAEDLLTCIDTNPSIGAVVLGHPNSPAGQLCPRDAFVRLARVCEEKRILLIVDESFIDFCEPEVSILPEYVRHPHLICIRSMTKFYGLPGLRLGFAVMPPNQARRLSEFQPPWSVNGLAQAAGVAAVGDRAFAEKARKFIREQTRDLFEALSALPGVEAFPSHANFILFRLVHATEPLALKLYYRLLEKGILIRNCANFEGLDASYFRASVRLPQENRMLVARLNECLEELRESEP; this comes from the coding sequence ATGAACCATCACTTCAGCCATTCCGGTTTTTCCCGCAGGAAGGAACCGGCGGACGCAGGCACCTGTGCGCGGTCCAATCCAGTGACCTACTTCCTCCCCGAACACGGAGGTGCCCTGCCCCCATTCTGGAAAAATCATCGTCACGACGGCCCTTGGCTCGATTTCAGCACCAGCATCCATCCCTGGGGCCCTTCCGAGCGGGTGTGCGAAGCGATTGGAGGGGCCTTGGCACAAGTGCATCGTTACCCGGATGTCTCGGCCGCGGATTTCAAGCGGGCGCTGGGTGAAACGCTGAGCGTTTCCGAATCACAATTGATGGTGGGAAACGGCGCAACGGAATTGATCCACCTGCTTCCGCACCTGATACCGCATGGGCGGGACGTGCTGATCGTCGAGCCCTTTTTTTCCGAATTCAAAAAAGCGTTCCGCGTGCACGGGATTCCCGTACACACACTGGTGTGTAAAGGGGAAACGCACTTCACCCCGTCGGCGGAAGACCTGCTGACCTGCATCGACACAAACCCTTCCATCGGCGCGGTGGTGCTGGGCCATCCCAACTCGCCGGCGGGGCAATTGTGTCCCCGCGATGCTTTCGTCCGCCTTGCCCGTGTCTGCGAGGAAAAACGTATTCTGTTAATCGTGGATGAGTCGTTCATCGATTTCTGCGAACCGGAAGTATCGATTTTGCCGGAATACGTCCGCCATCCGCATTTGATCTGCATTCGTTCCATGACAAAGTTCTACGGACTGCCCGGATTGCGGTTGGGCTTTGCGGTCATGCCTCCGAATCAGGCGCGCCGCTTGTCCGAATTTCAGCCGCCCTGGTCGGTGAACGGTCTGGCGCAGGCGGCGGGAGTGGCCGCGGTGGGGGACCGGGCTTTCGCCGAAAAGGCGCGCAAGTTCATTCGCGAGCAAACACGGGACTTATTTGAAGCGCTCTCCGCCCTGCCCGGGGTGGAGGCTTTCCCTTCGCATGCGAATTTCATTTTATTCCGGCTGGTTCACGCGACAGAACCCCTGGCGCTCAAGCTGTACTACCGCCTGCTGGAAAAAGGCATTCTGATTAGAAACTGCGCCAACTTTGAAGGACTCGATGCCAGTTACTTCCGTGCCTCCGTGCGCCTGCCGCAGGAAAACCGAATGCTTGTGGCCAGGCTCAACGAGTGTCTGGAGGAGCTGCGGGAAAGTGAGCCTTGA
- the cbiB gene encoding adenosylcobinamide-phosphate synthase CbiB: protein MWGFSSMLFAAFVLDLLLGDPKSWPHPVRWMGTAATALETATRRTFATPERAGVATVIVLVAGTFGLVWLALDIAEGFHPALHWCLETVLIYTTLSIRGLYDESRPVLVHLKDNNLRAARESLSCIVGRDATRLDEKEIIRATVETVAENTVDGVVAPLFYACIGGAPLALAYKCINTLDSMFGYRNEKYRQFGWASARLDDAANWIPARIGGLLLVLAAWVTGQSAGGAWITMRQDGQNHLSPNAGIPEAASAGALGVRLGGGQFYQGVWIEKPALGRANRELEPEDIVRTHRLLFAASGFALVAFVSVRIIWDVMFSIP from the coding sequence ATGTGGGGGTTTTCGTCGATGCTGTTTGCGGCGTTTGTGCTCGACCTGTTGCTGGGCGATCCCAAATCATGGCCGCACCCGGTGCGCTGGATGGGAACAGCCGCAACGGCTTTGGAAACCGCCACCCGGCGCACATTCGCCACTCCGGAACGGGCGGGGGTGGCCACCGTCATCGTTCTGGTCGCGGGCACGTTTGGATTGGTTTGGCTGGCGCTGGACATCGCTGAAGGTTTTCATCCTGCTTTGCACTGGTGCCTGGAGACGGTTTTGATTTACACCACGTTGTCCATACGCGGTCTTTATGACGAAAGTCGGCCGGTGCTGGTTCATTTGAAAGATAACAACCTGCGCGCCGCGCGGGAAAGCCTGAGTTGTATTGTCGGTCGCGACGCCACCCGCCTGGATGAAAAGGAAATCATCCGGGCCACCGTGGAAACCGTCGCCGAGAACACGGTGGATGGTGTGGTCGCTCCCTTGTTCTATGCCTGCATCGGCGGGGCGCCGCTGGCCCTGGCCTACAAGTGCATCAACACGCTGGACTCGATGTTCGGTTACCGCAACGAAAAGTACCGGCAGTTCGGCTGGGCTTCGGCAAGGCTGGACGATGCGGCGAATTGGATTCCCGCCCGCATCGGGGGCCTGTTGCTGGTGCTGGCGGCATGGGTGACGGGCCAAAGCGCAGGCGGCGCCTGGATCACAATGCGGCAAGACGGACAAAACCATTTGAGTCCGAATGCAGGCATCCCGGAAGCCGCCTCCGCCGGGGCGCTGGGCGTGCGGTTGGGCGGAGGGCAGTTTTACCAGGGAGTGTGGATCGAAAAACCCGCGCTGGGCCGGGCAAACAGGGAACTGGAGCCGGAAGACATCGTCCGCACACATCGTCTGCTGTTCGCCGCATCGGGGTTCGCCCTCGTTGCGTTTGTTTCCGTCCGCATCATCTGGGATGTCATGTTTTCAATTCCATAA